A stretch of Chitinophaga caeni DNA encodes these proteins:
- a CDS encoding hybrid sensor histidine kinase/response regulator encodes MEKVIDFSGMFLFLLTLSLLVSSSRRFRIYSFVLAGIAFFFIEFNRNNHVIIEPVIIESEIGIIIVRWVTLATIILLNLPIFAYFHKIMLNQRKSIELAQRERDFLVSQFVHDLRAPMHSIRGYSKILKDQIAGFDQEFDNIENLTRRVERDIDNLLVNNIPGDRIPEADEKTWVESTAYFNTIHQISHSTCQAKGIEFNFQITGSNDVQIQIDTYRVTSILENLIFNAIKFTEPYKAIKLIINITGVELIIKVSDQGIGIPFRKINELFEPYNKSIGSQVSGTGLGLTIAKKFVEQLGGSIKVNSVEGFGTTFLINLPIKTSTNEPPQFDLGNTLEMSMSNDLKAMVIDDDFMNAALLKRFLTDIGFNVKVCHLSREALESLKYFAPDVIFSDFHLPDEVPDMHFSILHSKCPNIPIVITTGSNLQLKNYKKYGIVEILTKGFLKSDVENLILLYCNNELRGKRASA; translated from the coding sequence ATGGAAAAAGTTATCGACTTCAGTGGAATGTTCTTGTTTCTACTAACATTATCATTATTAGTAAGTTCGAGTCGCCGGTTTAGGATCTATAGTTTTGTTTTAGCAGGAATAGCCTTCTTTTTCATAGAATTTAATAGGAATAACCATGTAATTATTGAACCTGTAATTATCGAAAGTGAAATTGGTATTATCATTGTCCGCTGGGTTACCTTAGCAACAATTATACTTTTAAATTTACCTATTTTCGCTTATTTCCATAAAATTATGCTGAATCAACGAAAGAGTATTGAATTAGCTCAAAGGGAGCGAGATTTTCTTGTATCGCAATTTGTTCATGATCTCCGAGCGCCTATGCATTCGATCAGGGGGTATTCAAAAATTTTGAAGGACCAAATTGCAGGATTCGATCAAGAATTTGATAACATTGAAAATTTAACAAGGCGAGTTGAGAGGGACATTGACAATTTATTAGTAAACAATATTCCCGGTGATAGGATCCCTGAAGCAGATGAAAAAACGTGGGTTGAAAGCACTGCATATTTTAATACAATTCATCAAATTAGTCATTCAACTTGCCAAGCAAAGGGAATTGAATTTAATTTCCAAATTACTGGATCAAATGATGTTCAAATACAAATCGATACTTACAGGGTTACATCAATCCTTGAGAATTTAATATTTAATGCTATAAAATTTACCGAGCCTTATAAAGCTATTAAATTAATCATTAATATAACAGGTGTTGAGCTGATTATTAAGGTTAGTGATCAGGGCATCGGGATTCCATTTCGGAAAATTAACGAGCTCTTTGAACCCTACAATAAATCTATTGGCTCGCAAGTTTCTGGTACTGGATTGGGCCTAACAATAGCAAAGAAATTCGTAGAGCAATTGGGTGGCTCGATTAAAGTTAACTCTGTTGAGGGCTTCGGAACAACTTTTTTAATCAATCTGCCAATTAAAACTTCGACCAACGAACCTCCTCAGTTTGATCTAGGAAATACACTTGAGATGTCTATGAGTAATGATTTGAAAGCAATGGTAATAGATGACGATTTTATGAATGCCGCCCTACTAAAGAGATTTTTAACAGATATAGGTTTTAATGTTAAAGTATGCCACCTTAGCCGAGAAGCATTGGAAAGTCTTAAATACTTTGCACCTGATGTAATTTTTTCGGATTTTCATTTGCCAGATGAAGTGCCAGACATGCATTTTTCAATCCTTCATAGTAAGTGCCCTAACATTCCAATTGTAATAACAACGGGTTCAAATCTGCAACTAAAAAACTATAAGAAATATGGTATAGTTGAAATATTAACGAAGGGGTTCCTAAAATCAGACGTTGAAAATTTGATTTTATTATATTGCAATAATGAGTTACGTGGGAAAAGAGCGTCCGCCTAG
- a CDS encoding DUF4249 domain-containing protein: MDRKHLHKNWKMYIAAVAATVWLLAYCRDPYDPGIKGQDLDYLVVDGIITTGEDTTVIKLSRSVPLSEEVKTVPEKGAAVSIEIEGAETYGLAETAPGEYKGIATKLAAGQNCRLVIATANGKHYKSASVPVRRTPPIDSIGIYRYHDGMQTYVDASDPSGETRYYRWSYEGTYEYRSQYIAYIYFDRTDSLIKQNGYDYYIELYRCWQEDPSTQLFVATSEQLGQDEIYHTPLKLFTHNDPRLAWGYSMLLKQYALTPQAYDYYKNLRAVTEQLGDIFGQLPSELRGNISCDEDPSETVIGFMSAATLSKKRQFFGRPGNWTYREVCETADTVTTTTKLGRYQHFSTSNVFPVYINNDEQKKELGKIRNFNCIDCRSQGGTNVMPEFWP, translated from the coding sequence TACATAAGAACTGGAAAATGTATATAGCCGCGGTAGCGGCAACGGTTTGGTTACTGGCATACTGCCGCGATCCTTACGACCCCGGTATCAAGGGGCAAGACCTCGATTACCTGGTGGTGGATGGCATCATTACAACGGGGGAAGACACCACGGTCATCAAGCTATCGCGCAGCGTGCCGCTTTCCGAGGAGGTAAAAACGGTGCCCGAGAAGGGCGCCGCGGTGAGCATCGAGATCGAGGGCGCCGAAACTTACGGCTTGGCGGAGACGGCGCCGGGCGAGTATAAAGGTATTGCCACGAAACTGGCCGCCGGTCAAAATTGCCGCCTGGTCATCGCCACGGCAAATGGTAAGCATTACAAGTCGGCATCCGTGCCGGTACGGCGTACCCCGCCGATCGACAGCATCGGCATCTACCGCTACCACGATGGTATGCAAACCTACGTGGATGCGAGCGATCCCTCGGGCGAAACCAGGTATTACCGCTGGAGCTACGAAGGCACTTACGAGTACCGTTCCCAGTACATCGCCTATATTTATTTCGACCGGACCGACAGCCTCATCAAGCAGAACGGCTACGATTATTACATCGAGCTGTACCGCTGCTGGCAGGAAGATCCCAGCACGCAGCTTTTCGTGGCCACCTCCGAACAACTCGGCCAGGACGAAATCTACCATACCCCGCTGAAACTTTTCACCCACAACGATCCGCGTTTGGCTTGGGGCTATAGCATGCTGTTAAAACAGTATGCCCTCACGCCGCAAGCATATGACTATTACAAGAACTTGCGCGCCGTAACCGAGCAGCTCGGGGACATCTTCGGGCAATTGCCCAGCGAGCTGCGGGGAAATATCAGCTGCGATGAAGATCCCTCGGAAACGGTGATCGGTTTCATGTCGGCCGCCACGCTTAGCAAGAAAAGACAATTTTTTGGGCGGCCGGGCAACTGGACCTACCGGGAAGTTTGCGAGACGGCGGACACCGTAACAACTACTACAAAATTGGGGCGCTACCAGCACTTCTCAACCAGTAACGTGTTCCCCGTTTATATCAATAACGATGAACAGAAGAAAGAGCTCGGCAAGATCAGGAATTTCAATTGTATCGACTGCCGGAGCCAGGGCGGCACGAACGTAATGCCGGAGTTTTGGCCATAA
- a CDS encoding AAA family ATPase, protein MAGTTYKLSDQVSFYSRSSLKSMRKLALEGADLQELRQLFGHYIPEGSLIHFPSPRGVGKSWFCMQLCIAIAGEWPDFLGESINMHGNTLYINSELSEKIIRRRSKRLMDSVPFPVGEQYKAMVYSTRRNLLEELHNIVAIVEKLKPVLIIIDNLRMAFTDVDTNNNKDITRLMFTLLALCEGTQTSVLITDHFRKHSGSLLSDSDLQAGSGIKTDLADGDFFLRKSGQDKQFRILKRGKSRHFEEAEGAKLLRMHPGSCWFELVEEQVNEAEHVGIRALRDKDEQKDFARALRLQGKPLDEIAHIMGKGKSTIHRWLKLAEGR, encoded by the coding sequence ATGGCAGGTACAACGTACAAATTATCCGACCAGGTTTCATTTTACTCCCGTTCCAGCCTGAAGAGCATGCGCAAGTTGGCCCTTGAAGGCGCCGACCTGCAAGAGCTACGGCAGCTTTTCGGCCATTACATCCCGGAAGGCAGCCTCATCCATTTCCCTTCGCCCAGGGGTGTGGGAAAATCCTGGTTCTGTATGCAACTCTGTATTGCCATCGCCGGGGAGTGGCCCGATTTCCTGGGGGAATCTATTAATATGCATGGAAATACTTTGTATATCAATAGTGAGTTGAGCGAAAAGATCATCCGGCGCCGTTCCAAGCGGTTGATGGACAGTGTTCCCTTCCCGGTAGGAGAACAATATAAAGCGATGGTATATTCCACGCGCCGCAACCTGCTTGAAGAGCTACACAACATTGTTGCCATCGTGGAGAAACTGAAACCGGTGCTTATCATCATCGACAACTTACGTATGGCATTCACGGATGTGGATACCAATAACAACAAGGACATTACCCGGCTCATGTTCACGCTACTGGCGCTTTGTGAAGGCACCCAAACCTCTGTGTTGATCACCGATCATTTCAGGAAACACAGCGGCTCCCTACTCAGCGACAGCGACCTACAGGCCGGTTCCGGCATCAAGACCGACCTGGCGGACGGTGATTTCTTCCTGCGAAAGAGTGGGCAGGATAAGCAGTTCCGCATTCTCAAACGCGGTAAGTCCCGGCACTTCGAGGAAGCTGAAGGTGCGAAGCTGCTGCGTATGCATCCTGGAAGTTGCTGGTTTGAATTGGTGGAGGAACAGGTCAACGAAGCGGAACATGTCGGCATCCGGGCGCTCCGGGATAAGGACGAGCAAAAGGATTTTGCACGGGCGCTGCGGCTCCAGGGTAAGCCCCTGGACGAGATTGCCCATATCATGGGTAAAGGCAAGAGCACGATCCACCGTTGGCTGAAGTTGGCTGAAGGTAGATGA
- a CDS encoding competence protein CoiA, giving the protein MKYALVNNAKLEATKGSRGICPYCRAELIAKCGEYKIHHWAHTSKGNCDPWWERETDWHRLWKGNYPEKWQEIVFRDSTSGEKHIADVQTDHGLTIEFQHSNINSEERKAREQFYKNLVWIVDGTRLNSDFPRFLLGSKKFKSSGKQGLYFVDLLDKNFPINWKDCAVPVIFDFKVLNELTGNDKFRDNLYCLFPDKVKHYNILAIISRTTFIDSTKNGTWLKWYLNFVGKSNAGLKADELSQEKQTPKKAVRPRTADIIVKGRFKRRSRL; this is encoded by the coding sequence ATGAAATACGCACTAGTTAACAATGCAAAATTAGAAGCAACTAAAGGCTCTAGAGGTATATGCCCATATTGTAGGGCTGAATTAATTGCGAAATGTGGAGAATATAAAATACACCATTGGGCACATACATCAAAAGGAAATTGTGATCCTTGGTGGGAAAGGGAAACCGATTGGCATCGGTTATGGAAAGGTAATTATCCGGAAAAATGGCAAGAAATAGTTTTTCGCGATTCTACATCCGGAGAAAAGCATATTGCGGACGTACAAACCGACCATGGACTAACAATTGAATTTCAACATTCGAATATTAATTCAGAAGAACGAAAGGCCAGGGAACAGTTTTACAAAAACTTGGTTTGGATTGTCGATGGGACTAGATTGAATTCAGATTTTCCACGTTTTTTACTTGGTAGTAAAAAATTCAAAAGTAGCGGAAAACAGGGATTATATTTTGTTGATCTATTAGATAAGAATTTCCCAATTAATTGGAAGGATTGCGCTGTGCCGGTTATATTTGATTTTAAGGTGTTGAATGAATTAACTGGTAATGATAAATTTCGAGATAATTTGTATTGTTTATTTCCTGACAAAGTTAAACACTATAACATACTTGCAATCATCTCCCGTACAACTTTTATAGATTCAACCAAGAATGGAACATGGCTAAAGTGGTATTTAAATTTTGTTGGCAAATCAAATGCTGGTTTAAAGGCAGATGAGCTAAGTCAAGAGAAACAGACGCCAAAGAAGGCCGTAAGGCCCCGTACAGCTGATATAATTGTAAAAGGTCGCTTTAAAAGACGAAGTAGGTTATAA